The Sphingomonas sp. HF-S4 sequence GGTGAGCTCGCGCCCGCCGGTGCCGTTGAACATCCCGTCGCCGCGCGGATCCATGTTCTTTTCGTCGAACACGGTAACGGCGATCCGGCCGAGCGGGCCATCGACGCCCATCACGCTGCCATCCGGAGAAATGCTTAGGCGCCCGGCGCTCTCGGGCGGCACCGTGATCGGCTGGCCGCCCTCGCCCAGGATCTTCTGGCCGCCCGCCGTGACGAGCTCGCCGCTTTGCGCGATCTTGATATAACCGGCGCGCGTATACGCGGTGCCGCCGCCCGGCGCCTCGACGCTCAGATAGCCCGGCCCCTCGATCATCACGTCGAGCGGGTTCTCGGTGACCTGGAAGCCGCCCGACGAAGCGTCGTGCACCGCGCCGTAATCGAGCACGAACGACGTCTTCTTCGCGTCGGGCGTGACCGTCGTCTCGCCCTGCTTTACGAACTCGCGGAACACCGGCGCCTCGCGCTTGAAGCCTACCGTATTCATGTTGGCGAGGTTGTTCGCCGCAACATCGAGCCGGCGCCGCAGCGCCTGTTCCTGGCTCAGCAATACATAAGACGAGACGTCCAAGGGACCATCCTTCAGAAATTTGTCGCTAGGCAGAAATTGCCGGGTGACCATCCTATAATAGAGGCAAATCAGCCGGCGCGGTTGCCGGAGCGTTGATTTCGAAAGGTGCCAGGGAAATGTCGTCACCCGAGATCGTCGAGGAAGGTGCAGAGGGCGCAAAGCCCGCCGCGCCCAAGTCGAAGAAGAAGCTCATTATTATAGGAGCGGCTGCCGGCGTGCTGCTGCTCGGTGGCGGCGGCGGCGCTGCGGTGATGCTCTCGGGCGGGTCGGCCAAGGCCGAGACCGCGGCCGAAGGCGGCCATGGCGAAGCGCCTGCGGCCGAGGCTGAAGCCGAAGGCGGTGACGGCGGCGGCGAAGGCGCATCCAAGGAAGCATTCGTCGACGTGCCTCCGATGGTAGTGAACCTGCGCTCGCCCGACGGCGCCGCACGCTACCTCAAGATTCACTTCATGATCGTCCCCGGCGCCAAGGCGACCACCGAGAGCCTCAAGGAAAAGCTCCCGCTGATCCTCGACGCCTACCAGCCCTTCCTGCGCGAGCTGCGCCCCGAGGATCTCGCCGGCTCGGCCGCGGTGTTCCGCATCAAGGAAGAGATGCTGGTGCGCGCCACCGAAGTGACCGGCGCGGGCAGCGTCAAGGACATCCTCATCCAGGATCTCGTGCAGCAATGATCGATCTCGACGATTTCGACCTCCCCGAGCCGCCGGTCGCCGCGATGGGCGCCGATGGCGACGTGCGCTTCGACCAGTCGGACATCGACGCGCTGTTCGGCGATCTCGGCGGCCCGGTCGAGAAGAAGAAGGGCCTGCGCGCGGTCATCGAATCCAAGGTCATCAGCCACGAGCGTCTGCCGATGCTCGAAGTGGTCTGCGACCGCGTGGTCCGCACCTTTGCCAGCTCGATGCGCAACCTCACCTCGGACGGCGTCGACGTCAGCCTCGAGGAAGTGACCTCGATCCGCTTCGGCGAGTTCATGAACCGCGTGATGCTCCCGGCGATGGTCGGGGTGTTCAAGGTCCAGGAGTGGGAGAGCTTCGGCCTCGTCACCGTCGAATCGAGCCTGATCTATTCGGTGGTCGACGCGCTGCTCGGCGGCCGCGGCGGCGGCGCCCCGGTGATGATCGACGGCCGCGCCTTCACCACGATCGAGACCAACCTGGTCTCGCGGATGCTCGAGCTCGCGCTCACCGACTTCGCCACTGCGTTCGAGCCGATCGAGCCGATCAACATCGATCTCGAGCGCATCGAGAGCAATCCGCGCTTCGCCGCGATCGCGGGCACGTCGAACATCTGCGCGATCGCCACCTTCCGCGTCGACATGGACGGCCGCGGCGGCAAGTTCACGTTGGTCTTCCCCTATGCGACGCTCGAGCCCGTCCGCCACAAGCTGCTCCAGCGCTTCATGGGCGAGAAGAGCGGCCGCGACGGCGTCTGGGAGGCGCACATGGCGTCCGAGATCCGCAAGACCAATGTCGATGTGAACGTCGTCCTCGGCGAGAAGCCGATGGCGATCGCCGAGCTGAAGGCGCTCCAGGTCGGCCAGACCATCGCGCTCCACAAGAGCCCGGACGATCCGCTCGACCTCGCCTCGGG is a genomic window containing:
- a CDS encoding flagellar hook-basal body complex protein, whose amino-acid sequence is MDVSSYVLLSQEQALRRRLDVAANNLANMNTVGFKREAPVFREFVKQGETTVTPDAKKTSFVLDYGAVHDASSGGFQVTENPLDVMIEGPGYLSVEAPGGGTAYTRAGYIKIAQSGELVTAGGQKILGEGGQPITVPPESAGRLSISPDGSVMGVDGPLGRIAVTVFDEKNMDPRGDGMFNGTGGRELTAAETSLKTGGVEGSNVNAITETTDMVEILRAYQTSMNLNESMSDLRKKAIDRLGRVG
- a CDS encoding flagellar basal body-associated FliL family protein; translation: MSSPEIVEEGAEGAKPAAPKSKKKLIIIGAAAGVLLLGGGGGAAVMLSGGSAKAETAAEGGHGEAPAAEAEAEGGDGGGEGASKEAFVDVPPMVVNLRSPDGAARYLKIHFMIVPGAKATTESLKEKLPLILDAYQPFLRELRPEDLAGSAAVFRIKEEMLVRATEVTGAGSVKDILIQDLVQQ
- the fliM gene encoding flagellar motor switch protein FliM; protein product: MIDLDDFDLPEPPVAAMGADGDVRFDQSDIDALFGDLGGPVEKKKGLRAVIESKVISHERLPMLEVVCDRVVRTFASSMRNLTSDGVDVSLEEVTSIRFGEFMNRVMLPAMVGVFKVQEWESFGLVTVESSLIYSVVDALLGGRGGGAPVMIDGRAFTTIETNLVSRMLELALTDFATAFEPIEPINIDLERIESNPRFAAIAGTSNICAIATFRVDMDGRGGKFTLVFPYATLEPVRHKLLQRFMGEKSGRDGVWEAHMASEIRKTNVDVNVVLGEKPMAIAELKALQVGQTIALHKSPDDPLDLASGGVTLAQAQIGQRRGKVAVRLVNDVSSKGKMNA